One segment of Paenibacillus rhizovicinus DNA contains the following:
- a CDS encoding DUF5665 domain-containing protein: protein MTENQEDLKNLKSVRNSLDALEKRLQKLTAQMERTQIADYVQLLNRPFSLIWRNVLGGLSRGVGIAIGFTLFASTILYVLQLLGALNLPIIGDYIADIVRIVQNQLEGKAY from the coding sequence ATGACGGAAAATCAGGAAGACCTGAAAAACTTAAAAAGCGTTCGAAATTCGCTCGATGCATTGGAGAAAAGGCTGCAAAAGCTGACTGCGCAAATGGAACGCACCCAGATCGCGGACTACGTCCAGCTGCTCAACCGGCCTTTCTCGCTCATATGGCGAAACGTGCTCGGCGGCTTATCCCGCGGCGTAGGCATCGCGATCGGGTTCACGCTGTTCGCCTCGACAATCCTCTACGTGCTGCAGCTTCTCGGCGCATTGAATTTGCCGATCATCGGCGATTATATCGCGGATATCGTCCGAATCGTTCAAAATCAGCTGGAAGGCAAAGCGTATTAA
- the ileS gene encoding isoleucine--tRNA ligase yields MQRIDVKEKARSRDMRVLSKWREDNTFQQSIDSREGKPNFVFYEGPPTANGAPHIGHVLGRVIKDFICRFKTMDGYRVVRKAGWDTHGLPVELGVEKQLGISGKQEIENYGVEAFIKKCKDSVFEYERQWRELTEAIGYWTNLDDPYITLNNDYVESVWHILSSIHGKGLLYRGHRVSPYCPCCQTTLSSHEVAQGYEDVKDLSATVKFKLQDSNEYVLAWTTTPWTLPANVALAVNPNLTYARVLKDGEVYIVAEALVESVMKGSEYVVQSTLKGAELLNLNYEPPFRYATVENGHFIIPGDFVSDTSGTGIVHIAPAHGDDDYKVARQNGVSFLNVVDNAGRYVEAVTDLAGRFVKECDVDIVKMLSERGLLFSKERYEHSYPFCWRCKTPLIYYATDSWFIETTAVKDQLIANNSQVDWYPGHIREGRFGKFLEDLVDWNISRNRYWGTPLNVWICDKCGGQHSPGSRADLAARSVTPISENIELHKPYVDEVKLHCPHCEGGVMTRTSEVVDVWFDSGSMPFAQYHQPFEKQQTFAEQYPADIICEGIDQTRGWFFSLLAVSTLYNGKAPYKAVISTGHILDENGQKMSKSKGNVIDPWEIINEYGTDAFRWALLADSAPWNSKRFSRGIVGEAKSKVIDTIVNTHAFFALYASIDGYDPAAQPARVSANKLDRWIVSRLNSLTANVNASLASYDFLNSAKGIEGFVDEMSNWYIRRSRDRFWGSGLTDDKLDAYGTLRSVLLTLARLIAPFAPMLAEDVYTNLGDGGSVHLADYPKADEAAIDEKLERDMETARQIVELARNVRNETGIKTRQPLSELIVALDNEFDLTPYEDIIKDEINVKTITIASGDSGFVDFTFKLNLKVAGKKYGKHVGPIQTYLKSMLPDETSAIVKAGELSYTSLEGESFVITLDELLVEKQAKSGFASASGYQLTVAINTEITPELEQEGLVREVIRAVQDTRKKLDLPIEQRVNLVLDVDAELRAALDAFKEVLFENVLLNSVEYSTLPDMERVSLGDREIGIAVSGA; encoded by the coding sequence ATGCAACGGATCGATGTCAAAGAAAAGGCCAGAAGCCGCGATATGCGGGTATTAAGCAAGTGGAGAGAGGACAACACGTTCCAGCAGTCCATCGACAGCCGGGAAGGCAAACCGAATTTCGTATTCTATGAAGGACCGCCGACCGCAAACGGCGCGCCGCATATCGGGCACGTGCTCGGTCGCGTTATCAAGGACTTCATCTGTCGGTTCAAGACGATGGATGGCTACCGGGTCGTCCGTAAAGCAGGCTGGGATACCCATGGTCTTCCCGTTGAGCTTGGCGTGGAGAAGCAGCTCGGCATCTCCGGCAAACAGGAAATCGAGAATTACGGCGTCGAGGCGTTTATTAAGAAATGCAAAGACAGCGTCTTCGAATACGAGCGCCAATGGCGCGAATTGACGGAAGCGATCGGCTACTGGACGAATTTGGATGATCCGTACATCACGCTGAATAACGATTACGTGGAGAGCGTCTGGCATATTCTGTCTTCGATCCACGGCAAAGGCCTGCTCTACCGCGGTCACCGGGTTAGTCCGTACTGCCCGTGCTGCCAAACAACGCTCAGCTCCCACGAAGTGGCGCAAGGCTACGAGGACGTGAAGGATCTCAGCGCGACGGTGAAATTCAAGCTTCAAGACAGCAACGAATACGTGCTGGCATGGACGACGACGCCATGGACGCTTCCTGCGAACGTAGCGCTGGCGGTCAATCCCAATCTGACTTACGCGCGCGTACTCAAAGACGGCGAAGTGTATATCGTCGCGGAAGCGCTGGTCGAGAGCGTCATGAAAGGCAGCGAATACGTTGTACAATCCACTCTGAAAGGCGCGGAACTGCTGAACTTGAACTACGAGCCTCCGTTCCGGTATGCAACGGTGGAGAACGGACATTTCATCATCCCTGGCGATTTCGTCAGCGATACGAGCGGTACGGGTATCGTTCATATCGCGCCGGCGCACGGCGACGACGACTATAAGGTTGCCCGCCAGAACGGAGTCAGCTTCCTGAACGTGGTCGACAATGCCGGCCGTTACGTGGAAGCCGTTACGGATCTTGCAGGTCGTTTCGTGAAAGAGTGCGACGTCGACATCGTGAAAATGCTGAGCGAGCGCGGACTCTTGTTCTCCAAAGAACGTTACGAGCACAGCTATCCGTTCTGCTGGCGCTGCAAAACGCCGCTTATCTACTACGCAACGGACAGCTGGTTCATCGAGACGACGGCTGTTAAAGACCAGCTCATCGCCAACAACAGCCAAGTCGACTGGTATCCAGGCCATATCCGCGAGGGCCGCTTCGGCAAATTCCTCGAGGATCTCGTCGATTGGAACATCAGCCGTAACCGCTACTGGGGTACGCCGCTGAACGTATGGATCTGCGACAAATGCGGCGGTCAGCATTCGCCGGGCAGCCGCGCGGATCTGGCAGCGCGGTCCGTTACGCCGATCTCGGAAAATATCGAGCTTCACAAGCCGTACGTGGATGAAGTGAAGCTGCACTGTCCGCACTGCGAAGGCGGCGTCATGACGCGCACTTCCGAAGTGGTAGACGTATGGTTCGACAGCGGCTCCATGCCGTTCGCGCAATATCATCAGCCGTTCGAGAAGCAGCAGACGTTTGCCGAGCAATATCCGGCGGATATTATCTGCGAAGGTATCGACCAAACCCGCGGCTGGTTCTTCAGTCTCTTGGCTGTTTCTACGTTGTACAACGGCAAGGCGCCGTATAAAGCGGTTATCTCGACGGGGCATATCCTGGACGAGAACGGACAGAAGATGTCCAAATCCAAGGGCAACGTCATCGATCCTTGGGAAATCATCAATGAATACGGCACCGACGCGTTCCGCTGGGCCTTGCTCGCCGATAGCGCACCTTGGAACAGCAAGCGTTTCTCCCGCGGCATCGTCGGCGAAGCGAAGTCGAAAGTCATCGATACGATCGTGAATACGCATGCGTTCTTCGCGCTCTATGCTTCCATCGACGGCTATGATCCGGCGGCTCAGCCGGCCCGCGTATCCGCAAACAAGCTGGACCGCTGGATCGTTTCGCGATTGAACAGTCTGACGGCGAACGTGAACGCGAGCTTAGCCTCTTACGACTTCCTCAACTCGGCCAAAGGCATCGAAGGTTTCGTAGATGAGATGAGCAACTGGTATATCCGCCGCTCCCGCGATCGTTTCTGGGGAAGCGGGCTTACGGACGACAAGCTGGACGCATACGGCACGCTTCGTTCGGTATTGCTGACGCTCGCGCGTCTGATCGCGCCGTTCGCGCCGATGCTGGCTGAAGATGTGTACACGAATCTGGGCGACGGCGGCAGCGTTCATTTGGCCGATTATCCGAAGGCCGACGAAGCGGCAATCGACGAGAAGCTGGAGCGCGATATGGAGACGGCAAGGCAAATCGTCGAGCTTGCGCGCAACGTCCGCAACGAGACGGGCATCAAGACGCGCCAGCCGCTCAGCGAGCTGATCGTTGCGCTTGACAACGAGTTCGACTTGACGCCGTACGAAGACATCATCAAGGACGAAATCAATGTGAAGACGATCACGATCGCAAGCGGAGACAGCGGCTTCGTTGACTTTACGTTCAAGCTGAACCTGAAAGTCGCGGGCAAGAAGTACGGCAAGCATGTCGGTCCGATCCAAACGTACTTGAAGTCGATGCTGCCGGACGAAACGAGCGCAATCGTCAAAGCGGGCGAACTCTCCTATACTTCTCTTGAGGGCGAGAGCTTCGTCATTACGCTGGATGAATTGCTGGTGGAGAAACAGGCGAAGTCCGGGTTTGCGTCCGCTTCCGGCTATCAGCTGACCGTAGCGATCAATACGGAGATTACGCCGGAATTGGAGCAGGAAGGCTTGGTGCGCGAAGTTATCCGCGCGGTACAGGATACGCGCAAGAAGCTGGATCTGCCGATTGAGCAGCGCGTGAATCTTGTGCTGGACGTCGATGCGGAGCTGCGCGCGGCGCTGGATGCCTTTAAAGAAGTCTTGTTCGAAAACGTACTGCTCAACAGCGTCGAATACAGCACGCTTCCGGACATGGAAAGAGTGTCTCTCGGGGATCGCGAGATTGGAATCGCCGTTTCGGGGGCATAG
- a CDS encoding DivIVA domain-containing protein, with product MPLTPLDIHNKEFGRRLRGYDEDEVNEFLDQVIKDYEALIRENKEIQNQALALQEKLNHFSNIEETLSKTIIVAQEAADEVRNNAKKEAQLIVKEAEKNADRIINDSLNKSRKVALEVEELRKQASIYRARFRTLVEAQLELLAQESWDILDGPPAIANDIRG from the coding sequence ATGCCGTTAACGCCATTGGACATACATAACAAGGAATTTGGCAGACGTCTTCGCGGGTACGATGAGGATGAAGTGAATGAATTTCTCGACCAGGTCATTAAGGACTACGAAGCGCTGATTCGCGAGAACAAAGAGATTCAGAATCAAGCGCTGGCGCTGCAAGAGAAACTAAACCACTTCTCGAATATCGAAGAAACGCTCAGCAAGACGATCATCGTGGCGCAGGAAGCGGCAGACGAAGTTCGCAACAATGCGAAGAAGGAAGCACAGCTGATCGTGAAGGAAGCGGAGAAGAACGCAGACCGCATCATTAACGACTCGCTCAACAAATCCCGCAAAGTGGCGCTCGAAGTCGAAGAGCTGCGGAAACAAGCTTCAATCTACCGTGCCCGGTTCCGGACGCTGGTGGAAGCGCAGCTGGAGCTGCTGGCTCAAGAAAGCTGGGATATCTTAGACGGCCCGCCTGCTATTGCAAACGATATTCGCGGCTAA
- a CDS encoding YlmH family RNA-binding protein: MKNDIYVHFHPDERPFVDRASEWVDRAAYAHEMKLTDFLDPRQAEIVVSLVNRSPDTQIRLFGGYEGAERVRAILAPDYRQLDDEPARIALIEVTGGTQGHLELDHGDYLGALLGLGIKRDRIGDLHVHEDFCHCLVAEEIADYINIHLRQVHRVHVLTDILPLERLRPAVSAMEEMNLSVASLRLDGISSDVHRISRTKIVDPIRAGRCRVNWKVEEDPSTQLKEGDVVSMQGLGRFKVLVVEGITKKGRIRVKIGKII, translated from the coding sequence ATGAAGAACGATATATACGTTCATTTCCATCCTGACGAGCGGCCGTTCGTGGACCGTGCGTCGGAGTGGGTGGATCGCGCCGCTTATGCCCACGAAATGAAGCTGACCGATTTCCTCGATCCGAGGCAGGCGGAAATCGTCGTTTCGCTTGTCAACCGCAGCCCGGATACGCAGATAAGGCTGTTCGGCGGCTACGAGGGGGCGGAACGAGTGAGAGCCATCCTCGCACCGGATTACAGGCAGCTCGATGACGAACCGGCGCGAATCGCGCTGATCGAAGTGACCGGCGGCACGCAAGGACATCTGGAGCTTGATCACGGCGATTACTTAGGCGCGCTGCTGGGCCTTGGCATTAAGCGGGACCGGATCGGGGATCTTCATGTGCATGAGGATTTCTGCCATTGTCTCGTAGCCGAAGAAATTGCCGATTATATCAATATCCATTTGCGCCAAGTCCACCGCGTTCACGTCCTGACGGACATCCTGCCATTGGAACGACTGCGTCCCGCCGTTTCGGCCATGGAGGAGATGAACCTGTCGGTGGCTTCTTTGCGTCTGGACGGCATTAGCAGCGACGTTCACCGTATCAGCCGGACGAAGATCGTGGATCCGATCCGCGCAGGAAGATGCCGCGTGAATTGGAAGGTCGAAGAGGATCCTTCCACGCAGCTTAAGGAAGGCGACGTCGTCTCCATGCAGGGGCTGGGACGGTTTAAAGTGCTTGTCGTCGAAGGGATTACGAAAAAAGGAAGAATCAGGGTCAAGATCGGCAAAATTATCTAA
- a CDS encoding YggT family protein, whose translation MDLALIYQYMIIAYVLLSWLPGLRDSFIGALLSKLVEPYLAPFRRFIPSIGGVLDISPIVALFALRFVARGLIAIVEMFV comes from the coding sequence ATGGATTTAGCTCTGATCTACCAGTATATGATTATCGCATACGTGCTGCTTTCTTGGCTGCCCGGACTGCGTGACAGCTTTATCGGCGCGCTGCTTAGCAAGCTGGTTGAACCCTATTTGGCGCCATTCCGCAGATTCATCCCTTCAATCGGCGGCGTGCTCGACATTTCGCCGATCGTGGCGCTGTTCGCTCTTCGTTTCGTCGCCCGCGGCCTGATTGCGATCGTTGAAATGTTCGTATGA
- a CDS encoding cell division protein SepF, with amino-acid sequence MGMMNKFMSFLGLQEEEEIIERERVESQDDQDVETSPFEARKPSTKGNNIVSIHSQKNVRVILNEPRSYEEAQDIADHLRSRRSVVVNLQRVRSDQAVRIVDFLSGTIYALNGGISKLGPNIFLCTPDTVEIQGAITEMLTEEQDYNRTR; translated from the coding sequence ATTGGCATGATGAATAAGTTCATGAGTTTTCTCGGGCTGCAAGAGGAAGAAGAAATCATCGAACGCGAACGCGTCGAATCGCAGGATGATCAAGATGTTGAAACTTCTCCGTTCGAAGCACGTAAACCTTCTACTAAGGGGAATAATATCGTCAGCATACATTCGCAGAAGAACGTTCGCGTCATTCTGAACGAGCCGCGTTCCTATGAAGAAGCGCAGGACATTGCGGATCATCTTCGTTCGCGCCGCTCGGTCGTCGTAAACTTGCAGCGCGTACGCTCGGATCAAGCCGTGCGGATCGTTGATTTTCTGAGCGGCACGATATACGCCCTGAACGGCGGCATCTCGAAGCTGGGTCCTAATATTTTTCTTTGTACGCCGGATACGGTCGAAATTCAAGGTGCGATTACGGAAATGCTGACAGAGGAGCAAGACTACAATAGAACGAGGTGA
- a CDS encoding YggS family pyridoxal phosphate-dependent enzyme — MTLEQRIEEVERRLADACARSGRNRSDIELIAVTKYVGTLQTQNALRHGLTHLGENRWQDAESKWNAITGSEWDSSREHAPAGQAVWHFIGSLQTNKVKDVIGKFTYIHSLDRLSLAQAIERKAEQLGLIVPCFLQVNVSGEESKHGLAPEALLPFAKELSGFRHIKPVGLMTMAPIDAEGEQSRPVFRGLRELRDELNGKAVLPQPVTGLSMGMSGDFEIAVEEGATWLRLGTVLVGKS; from the coding sequence GTGACTTTGGAACAGCGGATTGAAGAAGTAGAACGGCGTCTCGCGGATGCCTGCGCCAGAAGCGGCCGGAATCGCTCGGACATCGAGCTTATTGCCGTTACGAAATACGTAGGCACCCTGCAGACGCAGAACGCGCTGCGGCATGGACTGACGCATTTGGGCGAGAACCGCTGGCAGGACGCCGAAAGCAAATGGAATGCGATTACAGGCAGCGAATGGGATAGCAGCCGCGAGCATGCTCCCGCAGGACAAGCCGTCTGGCATTTTATCGGCTCGCTTCAGACGAACAAGGTGAAGGACGTCATAGGGAAATTTACATATATTCACTCGCTTGACCGTTTATCGCTTGCGCAAGCCATCGAACGCAAAGCCGAACAGCTTGGGCTTATCGTGCCTTGCTTTCTGCAGGTTAACGTTTCGGGAGAAGAGAGCAAGCACGGTCTTGCGCCGGAAGCGCTGCTGCCGTTCGCCAAGGAATTATCGGGTTTCCGTCACATCAAGCCCGTCGGTTTGATGACGATGGCGCCGATCGATGCCGAGGGCGAACAGTCGCGCCCCGTTTTCCGCGGATTAAGAGAGCTGCGCGACGAGCTTAACGGCAAGGCTGTACTGCCTCAGCCGGTTACGGGATTGTCGATGGGCATGTCGGGGGATTTCGAAATCGCTGTCGAAGAAGGAGCCACCTGGCTCAGACTCGGAACCGTTCTCGTAGGCAAGAGCTAG
- the pgeF gene encoding peptidoglycan editing factor PgeF, with the protein MEPFVQQYEHDHEHDREAKGPSLFLLRRWTERYAGITAGFTGRDGGASAAPWTSLNCGLHVGDANEAVVLNRRRIAEALGWPFEAWTCAEQVHGDRVMVVGKADRGKGRESRSSSVGDADAMITNEKNVLLTSFYADCVPLYFYDPVKGVVALAHAGWKGTVLEIARKTVEAMSERFGCVPEDIQAAIGPSIGLCCYEVNEVVLDRVIPLVRQLNLAQDAVVVPTTEGKARINLKELNRQIMIKAGILPSCIEYSEWCTGCSTDKFFSHRMEGGATGRMVSWIGISEGDLNA; encoded by the coding sequence ATGGAACCATTTGTACAACAATATGAACATGACCATGAACATGACCGTGAAGCGAAGGGGCCTTCGCTTTTTTTATTGCGTCGTTGGACGGAACGGTACGCGGGGATAACAGCCGGATTTACCGGCAGAGACGGCGGTGCCAGCGCGGCTCCGTGGACTTCATTGAACTGCGGCCTGCATGTCGGCGACGCGAACGAGGCTGTCGTCCTCAACCGCCGGCGAATCGCCGAAGCGCTCGGCTGGCCGTTCGAAGCGTGGACCTGTGCCGAGCAGGTGCACGGGGATCGCGTGATGGTCGTCGGGAAGGCTGACCGGGGCAAAGGGCGGGAAAGCCGGAGCTCGTCCGTAGGCGATGCCGACGCAATGATAACGAATGAGAAGAACGTGCTGCTCACGTCGTTCTACGCGGATTGCGTGCCGCTGTATTTCTATGATCCCGTCAAGGGCGTTGTCGCGCTTGCGCACGCCGGCTGGAAAGGAACCGTGCTGGAGATCGCCCGTAAGACGGTCGAGGCCATGAGCGAGCGTTTCGGCTGCGTACCCGAGGATATTCAAGCGGCAATCGGCCCGTCGATCGGTTTATGCTGCTACGAAGTGAATGAAGTCGTGCTGGACCGGGTAATACCCCTTGTACGGCAATTGAATCTTGCGCAGGACGCAGTGGTCGTGCCGACTACCGAAGGAAAAGCCAGGATAAACTTGAAAGAATTGAACCGACAGATTATGATAAAAGCAGGAATTTTGCCGAGTTGTATCGAATATTCAGAATGGTGTACCGGCTGTTCGACGGATAAGTTCTTCTCCCATCGGATGGAGGGAGGAGCCACCGGCAGGATGGTCAGCTGGATCGGCATAAGTGAAGGAGATTTGAACGCGTGA
- a CDS encoding YlmC/YmxH family sporulation protein, translating to MKISDFQTKDVINIVDGRKLGQVSDLELDLRQGRIDSIVVPSYSRFFGMFGNGTDVIIPWRNIVKIGTDVVLVRIDDAKVYRVEEDDVGAR from the coding sequence ATGAAAATTTCCGATTTTCAAACCAAGGATGTCATTAATATCGTAGACGGCCGCAAACTTGGGCAGGTCAGCGATCTGGAACTGGATTTGCGGCAGGGCCGGATCGACTCCATCGTCGTTCCGAGCTATTCCCGGTTTTTCGGTATGTTCGGTAACGGGACGGATGTCATCATTCCATGGCGGAATATCGTGAAGATCGGCACGGACGTCGTGCTTGTCCGCATCGACGATGCAAAGGTATACCGGGTGGAGGAGGACGATGTCGGCGCCCGATAA
- the sigG gene encoding RNA polymerase sporulation sigma factor SigG, with protein sequence MTRNKVEICGVDTAKLPVLTNAEMRELFTALQTQNEWAAREKLVNGNLRLVLSVIQRFNNRGEFVDDLFQVGCIGLMKAIDNFDLSQNVKFSTYAVPMIIGEIRRYLRDNNPIRVSRSLRDIAYKALQVRDSLTNKNSREPTIFEISEALNVPKEDVVFALDAIQDPVSLFEPIYHDGGDPIYVMDQISDDKNKDVSWIEEIALREAMHKLNEREKMILSMRFFEGKTQMEVADEIGISQAQVSRLEKSAIQQMQKHVKT encoded by the coding sequence TTGACCCGAAATAAAGTCGAGATCTGTGGAGTGGATACCGCAAAACTGCCCGTCCTAACGAATGCCGAGATGCGCGAGCTCTTTACCGCGCTGCAAACGCAAAACGAATGGGCAGCAAGAGAGAAATTAGTCAATGGCAACTTGAGGCTAGTGCTTAGCGTGATTCAACGGTTTAACAACCGCGGGGAATTCGTCGACGATCTCTTCCAAGTCGGCTGCATCGGCCTCATGAAAGCAATCGACAATTTCGATCTCAGTCAGAATGTAAAGTTTTCAACCTATGCGGTTCCGATGATTATCGGCGAGATTCGCCGCTACCTCCGGGATAACAACCCTATCCGGGTCTCTCGCAGCCTGCGGGATATCGCGTACAAGGCGCTTCAGGTTCGGGACAGCTTAACGAACAAAAACTCAAGGGAGCCCACGATTTTCGAAATCTCCGAAGCGCTGAATGTTCCTAAGGAAGATGTCGTGTTCGCGCTCGACGCCATTCAAGACCCGGTATCCTTGTTCGAACCGATTTATCACGACGGCGGCGACCCGATCTACGTCATGGACCAGATCAGCGATGACAAGAACAAAGACGTTTCCTGGATCGAGGAAATCGCCCTTCGGGAAGCGATGCACAAATTAAACGAGCGCGAGAAAATGATTCTCTCCATGCGATTCTTCGAAGGCAAGACGCAGATGGAAGTCGCCGACGAAATCGGCATTTCGCAGGCGCAAGTTTCACGGCTTGAGAAATCGGCGATCCAGCAAATGCAGAAACACGTCAAAACCTGA
- a CDS encoding PQQ-binding-like beta-propeller repeat protein, whose product MRRYWFSIVLPVFIAASIGTYYVGAATRNLPEYQLQTVAGDANEAKYLVLEGQTAFSAEALYETLKIDLDGTEYDRKKSMITGMKEDRNRRNADLSRLMKEHSSFMRGKGNYNGFYAGEDNLVYAQANMASRRSDSDTGLYKYQIAISTLDLKTGKKKHFDAILPGQQMYSSMYVNDVQEAGDDIQILVQLSKDRLTSGSMLSEYHLYTVDPVKEGITDDRTITTDVIKEAGKLDRYFNLSSNMNVASPSNYALFGHSAVKIVKDEHGNTSEKQISNDYSVLDYATGALTPVALDSQALSDSAEPFLSGGKVVALSKKGDQAHVLLLDLAKGESSQFDFPLSGVGSDLSSVQRFVSGDRLYMRNAAGGLLIVDLSGGKVVYQGKITVDGSTKQQKESMDKLQIYNFYLTR is encoded by the coding sequence ATGAGAAGGTATTGGTTTTCGATCGTGCTTCCGGTCTTTATTGCCGCAAGCATAGGTACGTATTATGTCGGGGCGGCGACGAGGAATTTGCCGGAGTATCAACTCCAGACGGTAGCGGGAGACGCGAATGAAGCGAAGTATCTCGTTCTGGAAGGGCAGACCGCATTTTCAGCTGAAGCTCTTTATGAGACTTTGAAGATTGACCTTGATGGAACCGAATACGATCGCAAGAAGTCGATGATTACGGGAATGAAGGAAGACAGAAACCGGCGCAATGCGGATTTGTCCCGATTGATGAAGGAGCATAGCAGCTTTATGCGCGGTAAAGGCAATTACAACGGCTTCTATGCAGGCGAAGACAACCTCGTCTATGCGCAGGCGAATATGGCAAGCCGACGATCGGATTCGGATACGGGGCTGTACAAGTATCAAATTGCCATTTCGACGCTGGATCTAAAAACGGGCAAGAAGAAGCATTTCGACGCGATTCTGCCGGGGCAGCAGATGTATTCATCCATGTACGTCAATGACGTGCAGGAGGCGGGCGACGACATTCAAATACTCGTCCAGCTGTCCAAAGACAGATTGACAAGCGGCAGCATGCTATCCGAGTACCATCTGTACACCGTGGATCCGGTCAAGGAAGGGATCACAGACGACCGAACGATTACGACGGACGTGATCAAGGAAGCTGGCAAATTGGATCGCTACTTTAATCTCAGCAGCAATATGAATGTCGCTTCACCTTCGAACTATGCGCTTTTTGGCCATTCGGCCGTCAAGATCGTCAAGGACGAGCACGGCAATACGAGCGAGAAGCAGATCAGCAACGATTACTCGGTTCTTGATTATGCAACCGGCGCGTTGACCCCAGTCGCGCTGGATAGCCAAGCTCTCAGCGATTCCGCGGAACCCTTCTTAAGCGGCGGGAAGGTAGTTGCTTTATCGAAGAAAGGCGATCAGGCGCACGTGCTTCTGCTCGATCTTGCCAAGGGTGAAAGCTCCCAATTCGACTTTCCATTGTCGGGAGTAGGCAGTGATTTGTCATCGGTTCAGAGATTCGTATCCGGCGACCGGCTTTATATGAGAAACGCGGCCGGGGGGCTGTTAATCGTGGATTTGTCCGGCGGCAAAGTCGTCTATCAAGGCAAGATTACAGTCGACGGCAGTACGAAACAGCAGAAGGAAAGTATGGATAAACTCCAGATCTACAACTTCTACCTCACCCGTTAA